One part of the Mangrovibacillus cuniculi genome encodes these proteins:
- a CDS encoding HD-GYP domain-containing protein has product MDYITRDLLGKQLSVDIFSVHGMLLLKKGVRIEESHLENLQKHQYYFDKSFIVDESSPKYVTEKMYGEVNKAVEASFQQFKIRPQSTVKNLTNTFTPFINSIMESTHFGRFVDDVRQYDNYTYLHSMNVGIYSVVIGKILNLSEEEVRLLGLTGLFHDVGKLFIDKNIINKSGKLTEDEWDKMKQHPMLGYNFLKGNAQLHKFVLQGTLLHHEKLDGSGYPLGITKEKIPFLVQIITVADIYDALYSTRSYRKRMNLYVALKILLDEARDGKLNLAIVIPFLYYIMSGKNGQQVTLNTGELAEIVFVHPNEPLQPIVRIGESYIDISKQSNYQIVSIIEMESQSEKKLPE; this is encoded by the coding sequence ATGGATTACATTACGAGAGATCTATTAGGCAAACAATTATCAGTGGATATTTTTTCTGTCCACGGGATGTTATTGCTGAAAAAGGGTGTACGAATCGAAGAAAGTCATCTCGAGAATCTCCAGAAGCATCAGTATTACTTCGATAAAAGTTTTATTGTAGATGAAAGTTCACCAAAGTATGTCACGGAAAAGATGTATGGCGAAGTGAATAAAGCAGTCGAGGCTTCCTTTCAACAATTTAAGATTCGTCCGCAGTCTACCGTTAAGAATTTAACCAATACGTTTACTCCTTTTATCAATTCTATTATGGAATCTACTCATTTTGGGAGATTTGTTGATGATGTCAGACAATATGATAACTATACGTATCTTCATAGTATGAATGTTGGTATTTATAGTGTTGTCATAGGTAAGATTTTGAATTTGTCAGAAGAAGAAGTTCGTCTTTTGGGACTGACGGGATTATTTCATGATGTTGGTAAACTATTCATTGATAAGAATATAATAAATAAAAGTGGGAAATTGACAGAAGATGAATGGGATAAAATGAAACAGCATCCTATGTTGGGTTACAATTTCTTAAAGGGTAATGCACAATTGCACAAGTTTGTGTTGCAAGGCACTTTACTTCATCATGAAAAGCTAGATGGCTCTGGATACCCTTTAGGAATCACGAAAGAAAAGATCCCGTTTTTAGTTCAGATTATAACAGTAGCAGATATCTATGATGCGCTTTATTCAACTAGAAGTTATCGGAAGAGAATGAACTTGTATGTAGCGTTGAAAATTCTATTAGATGAAGCAAGAGATGGAAAGCTAAATCTTGCTATCGTTATTCCATTTCTATACTATATTATGTCTGGAAAAAATGGACAACAAGTCACGCTAAACACAGGGGAATTAGCGGAAATTGTATTTGTTCATCCAAATGAGCCACTACAACCAATTGTAAGAATTGGAGAATCGTATATCGATATTTCGAAGCAAAGCAATTATCAAATCGTTTCTATAATAGAGATGGAGAGTCAATCCGAGAAAAAACTACCTGAATGA
- a CDS encoding alkaline phosphatase D family protein translates to MSKNNEPTFDKKEYDQSKRSFLKYFLAGSAVVAMETSGLTKLSSFVSSAQAATAVSPFVASKPVGEGFPQSIASGDPTSSGIMLWSRVEPTAEPGLSNREFTSDVIYWLENQQAQNDATLESAISEGKFIMFEVSKQQDFSSTEIRGFTPIWKDHDHVVRLDLDGKLSANQQYYYRFITKSGLVSKTGKFKTLPTENSDVASATIGYVSCQDYTNGYFTALGHMADEEMDFFLHLGDYIYESVGDAAYQGDLADRQITLPSGQTKAIRLDDYRKLYQTYRKDKDLQKLHERHAMVGIWDDHEFANDTYYPAVAPDDNPESDPYRRLVANQVWFEYMPARVPYNPNGTFEDSVKIYRTVTIGNLASIVMTDERLYRSAHPCGQETLDRYLTRGCENINASNRSMLGTTQRDWFLNEIKSSNKTWKVWGNEVQVTQLKALTNFLNLDAWDGYAYERKLIADTLKNNNIKNFLALTGDFHTFEASYIQDEYKLFGEKLGVELMVGSVTSTNLRETFRNVINQTPDFSSPIPMSAASELVNKLKTRLTDASTFTAELLFKELQNIVKVENPWIELFDSTTHGYALLQLSKTNAKWTAYAVDNIEKPSSTKSLLWQCEVPNGKAKINVLEGSIF, encoded by the coding sequence TTGAGTAAGAATAATGAACCTACTTTTGATAAGAAAGAATACGATCAGTCCAAAAGATCTTTTTTAAAATACTTTCTAGCTGGATCAGCAGTGGTGGCTATGGAAACGAGTGGGTTAACAAAACTATCTTCATTTGTTTCTTCCGCACAAGCAGCAACAGCAGTATCTCCTTTTGTGGCATCTAAACCTGTTGGAGAAGGGTTCCCTCAATCTATTGCATCTGGAGATCCTACTTCTTCTGGAATCATGCTTTGGTCTAGAGTAGAGCCTACAGCAGAACCTGGACTTTCAAATAGAGAGTTTACAAGTGATGTAATCTATTGGTTAGAAAACCAACAAGCACAAAACGATGCAACACTTGAGTCAGCAATATCAGAAGGAAAATTCATTATGTTTGAAGTGAGTAAACAACAAGATTTCTCTTCTACAGAAATCCGAGGATTTACGCCAATCTGGAAAGACCATGACCATGTTGTACGACTTGATTTAGATGGAAAGCTATCCGCTAATCAACAGTATTACTACCGTTTCATTACGAAATCAGGTTTAGTGAGTAAAACAGGTAAATTCAAAACGTTACCAACTGAGAATTCAGATGTAGCAAGTGCTACTATCGGATATGTTAGTTGCCAAGATTATACGAATGGCTATTTTACTGCACTTGGACATATGGCGGATGAGGAAATGGACTTTTTCCTTCATCTTGGGGACTACATTTACGAGTCTGTGGGAGATGCTGCTTATCAAGGAGATTTAGCAGATCGTCAAATTACCCTTCCAAGTGGACAAACAAAAGCTATTAGATTAGATGATTATCGCAAATTGTATCAAACATATCGAAAAGATAAAGATCTGCAAAAGCTTCATGAACGACATGCGATGGTTGGGATCTGGGATGATCATGAGTTTGCCAACGACACTTATTATCCAGCCGTTGCGCCAGATGATAACCCAGAATCAGATCCATATCGTCGACTAGTGGCGAATCAAGTTTGGTTCGAATATATGCCAGCAAGAGTACCTTACAACCCAAATGGGACTTTTGAAGATTCCGTTAAAATCTATCGTACTGTGACAATCGGAAACCTTGCTTCCATTGTTATGACAGATGAAAGGTTATATCGTAGTGCGCATCCTTGTGGGCAAGAGACATTAGATCGCTACCTAACTAGAGGTTGTGAAAATATTAATGCTTCTAATCGCTCCATGCTTGGAACGACGCAACGCGATTGGTTCTTAAACGAAATTAAAAGTTCTAATAAAACGTGGAAAGTATGGGGGAATGAAGTACAAGTTACCCAACTAAAAGCATTAACCAATTTCCTTAACTTGGATGCTTGGGATGGATATGCTTATGAGCGTAAACTAATTGCAGACACCTTAAAAAACAACAATATTAAGAATTTCCTTGCACTTACAGGAGACTTCCACACATTTGAAGCTTCCTACATTCAAGATGAGTACAAGCTGTTTGGAGAAAAACTTGGTGTAGAGCTAATGGTAGGATCGGTAACTTCCACTAATTTACGTGAAACGTTCCGAAATGTTATCAATCAAACACCAGATTTCTCAAGTCCTATTCCTATGAGTGCAGCAAGTGAGCTTGTAAATAAACTAAAAACGAGATTGACAGATGCAAGTACCTTTACAGCAGAACTTCTTTTTAAAGAATTACAAAATATTGTAAAAGTAGAAAACCCATGGATTGAGCTATTCGATAGTACGACGCATGGGTATGCTTTATTACAGCTTTCGAAGACAAACGCAAAATGGACTGCTTATGCAGTAGATAATATTGAAAAACCATCATCCACAAAGTCATTGCTATGGCAATGTGAAGTACCAAACGGTAAAGCGAAAATTAACGTATTAGAAGGAAGTATTTTCTAA
- the tatA gene encoding twin-arginine translocase TatA/TatE family subunit: MLQSIGIPGLILILIIALIVFGPSKLPEIGRSFGVTLKEFKKGTKDIMADEPSTATTETQKNKEA; the protein is encoded by the coding sequence GTGCTACAGAGTATAGGAATCCCAGGTTTAATTTTAATTCTCATTATTGCTTTAATTGTCTTTGGGCCATCCAAGCTACCGGAAATTGGACGTTCGTTTGGAGTCACATTGAAAGAATTTAAAAAAGGAACAAAAGATATTATGGCAGACGAACCATCCACAGCAACAACGGAAACACAAAAAAACAAAGAAGCATAA
- the tatC gene encoding twin-arginine translocase subunit TatC: MVKGNEMLFTHMQELRQRMIYVLIVYVVFLVAGFVFVKKLYHWLLQNAEVSLTVLGPSEILWIYFMLASLCSISLTIPFIAYQVWAFIRPALKQEERKATLVFIPLLFILFIGGIAFGYFVVFPSVYAFIVSLSSGMFDTTFTVEKYFRFLLQITLPLGLLFEMPAVVLFLTKLRLLTPTVMMKYRKYVLFALVIISAVVTPPDFISQLFVLIPMILLYEASIIICKIVYNRQKERDLVFSSS; encoded by the coding sequence ATGGTGAAAGGAAATGAGATGTTGTTCACGCATATGCAAGAATTACGACAAAGAATGATCTATGTGTTGATTGTATATGTTGTGTTTTTAGTGGCAGGATTTGTGTTCGTTAAAAAGTTGTATCATTGGCTGTTACAAAATGCAGAAGTTTCCTTAACAGTACTTGGACCATCAGAGATTCTATGGATTTATTTCATGCTTGCAAGTCTTTGTTCCATATCGCTTACAATCCCTTTCATTGCTTATCAAGTGTGGGCTTTTATCCGACCAGCATTGAAGCAGGAAGAGAGAAAAGCAACGCTCGTATTCATCCCGTTATTATTTATCCTATTCATTGGAGGGATAGCATTCGGCTACTTCGTTGTATTCCCTTCCGTTTATGCTTTTATCGTCTCTTTATCTAGCGGAATGTTCGACACTACCTTCACGGTGGAGAAGTATTTCCGATTCCTATTGCAAATTACGTTGCCATTAGGCTTGCTGTTTGAGATGCCTGCTGTCGTGTTGTTCTTGACAAAGCTACGCTTATTAACGCCAACCGTTATGATGAAATACCGTAAATATGTACTATTCGCATTGGTTATTATCTCAGCAGTAGTGACACCACCGGACTTTATCTCCCAGCTATTTGTGCTAATACCGATGATCTTGCTATATGAAGCAAGCATCATAATCTGTAAAATTGTCTATAACCGTCAAAAAGAAAGAGATTTAGTGTTCTCTTCTTCATAA
- a CDS encoding sugar ABC transporter substrate-binding protein — protein MKKGWKWLSLTLLVTIFAVFMAACSQTTGGGSGSVDVGIVLPTKDEPRWVQDEQRFKEALADSDYTTEILFSQGSSAKEKENVETLLNKGIKVLIICPHDGDAAAAAVEAAKKDGVTVISYDRLITNTDAVDYYVTFDSVAVGAAQGQYLVDNVSGSDVPLYLYAGAASDNNAFLFFEGAWNVLQPKIADGTFKVANSSEAEALKDKAMLSRDEMSKILGQVTTNWDPNEAINKAQTHLTAVGADLKGDVAVLAPNDGTARSIADVFASDGDVSSYIVTGQDAEKASIQYVIDGKQSMTVFKDVRTLVTDAMGMAVSILDGDTPETTGSYNNGSVDVNAKQTDVIVVNQENVQKELIDSGYYEASEFEGL, from the coding sequence ATGAAAAAGGGATGGAAATGGCTTTCGTTGACTTTATTAGTCACGATCTTTGCGGTATTCATGGCAGCATGTTCCCAAACTACTGGCGGGGGAAGCGGTAGTGTAGATGTTGGGATCGTATTACCTACAAAAGATGAACCACGTTGGGTACAAGATGAGCAACGTTTCAAAGAAGCGCTAGCAGATTCTGACTACACAACAGAGATTCTATTTAGCCAAGGATCTTCAGCTAAAGAGAAAGAAAACGTGGAAACACTTTTAAATAAGGGGATTAAAGTGTTAATCATCTGTCCACACGATGGCGATGCAGCGGCTGCAGCAGTAGAAGCAGCGAAAAAAGATGGTGTTACGGTTATTTCTTACGACCGTTTAATTACAAATACAGATGCAGTAGATTACTATGTAACGTTTGATAGCGTTGCAGTAGGTGCGGCACAAGGTCAATACTTAGTGGATAACGTTAGCGGCTCCGACGTTCCTTTATACCTTTATGCTGGAGCGGCATCTGACAACAACGCATTCTTATTCTTCGAAGGTGCATGGAATGTCCTTCAACCAAAAATTGCTGATGGCACGTTCAAAGTTGCTAACTCTTCCGAAGCAGAAGCGTTAAAAGACAAAGCAATGCTATCTCGTGATGAAATGAGTAAAATTCTAGGCCAAGTAACAACGAACTGGGATCCAAATGAAGCAATTAATAAAGCTCAAACACACTTAACAGCAGTTGGAGCAGACTTAAAAGGCGATGTAGCAGTATTAGCGCCAAATGATGGAACAGCTCGCTCCATCGCAGATGTATTTGCTTCTGATGGTGATGTTTCCAGTTATATCGTGACTGGTCAAGATGCAGAAAAAGCTTCTATTCAATACGTTATTGATGGTAAGCAATCCATGACGGTTTTCAAAGACGTACGTACGTTAGTAACGGATGCGATGGGTATGGCAGTATCCATTCTAGATGGCGATACACCGGAAACTACTGGTTCTTATAACAACGGAAGCGTAGATGTAAATGCAAAACAAACAGATGTAATTGTTGTAAATCAAGAGAACGTTCAAAAAGAACTAATCGATTCTGGCTACTACGAAGCTAGCGAATTCGAAGGACTGTAA